A window of the Hordeum vulgare subsp. vulgare chromosome 5H, MorexV3_pseudomolecules_assembly, whole genome shotgun sequence genome harbors these coding sequences:
- the LOC123452651 gene encoding uncharacterized protein LOC123452651 — MGRRSGGGGGGGFRSAPRAPKPAAAKPAAAKTSSAQPPAKTDGNAPTSVFGSMGSAIADGVGWGVGTSMAHRAMDSIMGPRTIRVVEDPPAAAAADACGIQNQAFSNCIYGNESDISRCQNYFDLLCQCRRSGGGQGGASTMA, encoded by the exons ATGGGGCGCCGCTCGG gaggaggaggaggcggcggtttcCGCAGCGCGCCACGGGCCCCCAAGCCGGCAGCGGCCAAGCCGGCGGCGGCCAAGACGTCGTCCGCCCAGCCGCCGGCCAAGACCGACGGCAACGCCCCCACCTCCGTGTTCGGGTCAATGGGCTCCGCCATCGCCGACGGGGTCGGGTGGGGCGTCGGGACCAGCATGGCGCACCGGGCCATGGACTCCATAATGGGCCCGCGGACCATCAGGGTCGTCGAGGAtccgccggccgccgccgccgccgacgcctgcGGCATCCAGAACCAGGCCTTCAGCAAC TGCATCTACGGCAACGAGAGCGACATCAGCAGGTGCCAGAACTACTTCGACCTGCTCTGCCAGTGCCGCCGCtccggaggaggacaaggaggagcgtCCACCATGGCCTAA